From Brachionichthys hirsutus isolate HB-005 chromosome 2, CSIRO-AGI_Bhir_v1, whole genome shotgun sequence, one genomic window encodes:
- the LOC137908694 gene encoding EMILIN-3, with protein MRSKLCQLFAQFWILGVLLSVVNSKGTFYGGHANSFYGNRFNLYKAGLNPHPSPNKPMTRHKNHCAYVVQKNVTCTMQDGVSTFVKAEYTTKCIWGQKCPVVMYRTFYKPKYKVGYKTVTELEWRCCPGYSGENCYDVPTILPDAMIPFKGAGLPHRPGVKGFPHGPRHPVEQRPGEGQLQPGKPPPGVPDHRIIPTGQLPAGNGRPNYGISGVTGERLDRMEEGLRHLTQGLDALNGVVAGLEERLRTSLREDTSKILVSMMSNPPRVSDSVGFEVIPDGTPGGLEVEGGFAGFGDLSGRVTEVRDELRAKAHMIEEIQGMVLGHDGQLRKLLEGARGRPVPGPSSTAYLDEILDVKLAGVRAEILDGFERRATTLESHCDTKIGAVQRQCHRDHVDGQEQMQQSLDGKETGIRQELGTLQAQLQGLTLTESCCGQVNSLSRRVLLLEESVKGLTESQRQLQTALTDQSFHVETLIETRLLDIESRLNATEGGHDGVAALPGGLDGFKTMLEDKLKTLEERVFVAVEELSNATAPALLEGQVVPALETEIDSVRRRVEGDLDGIQKQLIDLELLCTSSCSPSTPSASGVRVAEEDEHCEGMQRKMSNRLDSHSDQLHHLNSTLQSMLFHIAQEDMEGNVQGEITLLKININSVNRTLKGLKESINFIASEVGHSNDTWQQREHQLVNQVHGITKLVGHQTSLLGAGERRLALLKEELVALKRRLSGELQGCRSTAMEVQKEVKDVDSRVSRVEGQCSSLGELAEQLERIRAELERHSDSYLAQLNGSLATHLKGEAKNSTGKEGVNQKGDQ; from the exons ATGAGGAGCAAGTTGTGTCAACTGTTTGCACAGTTCTGGATCTTGGGAGTGTTGCTATCTGTGGTGAACAGCAAAGGAACTTTCTACGGAGGTCATGCCAATTCTTTCTATGGAAACAGATTTAACCTGTACAAGGCTGGACTCAACCCTCACCCTTCACCAAACAAGCCAATGACCCGCCACAA AAACCACTGTGCCTATGTGGTCCAGAAGAACGTCACGTGCACCATGCAAGACGGAGTGTCGACCTTTGTGAAGGCCGAGTACACCACCAAGTGCATCTGGGGTCAGAAGTGTCCTGTTGTCAT GTACCGGACATTTTACAAGCCAAAGTATAAAGTGGGCTACAAGACGGTGACTGAGCTGGAGTGGAGATGTTGCCCCGGTTACTCTGGAGAAAACTGCTATGATGTACCCACGATCCTCCCTGATGCCATGATACCTTTCAAGGGTGCAGGTTTACCCCATCGCCCGGGGGTAAAGGGTTTCCCCCATGGCCCTAGACACCCTGTGGAACAGAGACCAGGAGAAGGTCAGCTGCAGCCTGGCAAACCTCCCCCTGGCGTGCCTGACCACAGAATAATACCCACGGGACAGCTGCCTGCCGGGAATGGAAGACCAAACTATG GGATTTCAGGAGTGACTGGAGAACGTTTGGATCGTATGGAAGAGGGCCTGCGTCATCTCACCCAGGGCCTGGACGCGCTAAATGGCGTGGTGGCTGGCCTCGAGGAGCGACTGCGCACATCCCTCCGAGAAGACACCAGCAAAATCCTGGTGTCCATGATGTCTAACCCTCCTCGTGTGTCCGACTCGGTGGGATTTGAGGTGATCCCAGACGGGACTCCTGGTGGACTGGAAGTCGAAGGAGGCTTTGCTGGTTTTGGAGACTTGTCAGGGAGAGTGACAGAAGTGAGGGATGAGCTACGTGCCAAAGCTCACATGATAGAGGAAATACAG GGGATGGTGTTGGGCCATGACGGACAgctgaggaagctgctggaaggAGCTCGAGGCAGGCCCGTCCCTGGTCCCAGTTCCACCGCTTATCTGGACGAGATCCTGGACGTGAAGCTGGCTGGAGTGAGAGCCGAGATCCTGGACGGCTTTGAGCGCCGTGCGACCACTCTGGAGAGCCACTGTGACACAAAGATTGGAGCGGTGCAGAGGCAGTGCCACAGGGATCACGTTGATGGTCAGGAGCAGATGCAGCAGTCCCTGGATGGAAAAGAGACTGGGATCAGGCAGGAATTGGGCACTTTGCAGGCTCAGCTCCAGGGCCTTACGCTCACCGAGAGCTGCTGCGGACAG GTGAACAGTCTTTCTCGgcgtgtgctgctgctggaggagtccGTTAAAGGTTTAACAGAATCTCAGCGACAGCTCCAGACCGCCCTGACTGACCAGAGCTTCCACGTGGAAACACTTATTGAGACCCGCCTGCTGGATATCGAAAGCCGCCTCAATGCCACAGAGGGCGGGCATGACGGGGTAGCAGCGCTCCCTGGTGGTCTGGATGGCTTCAAGACAATGCTGGAGGACAAGCTGAAGACCTTGGAGGAGAGAGTGTTTGTGGCTGTGGAGGAGCTGAGTAACGCCACTGCCCCGGCTCTCCTGGAAGGTCAGGTGGTCCCGGCACTGGAGACAGAGATTGATTCTGTGAGGAGGAGAGTGGAAGGAGACCTGGATGGTATTCAAAAACAGTTAATAGATCTGGAGCttctctgcacctcctcctgctctccctcAACCCCATCGGCATCAGGCGTCCGCGTCGCTGAAGAAGATGAACACTGTGAGGGGATGCAGAGGAAAATGTCCAACCGCCTGGACTCCCATTCTGACCAGTTGCACCACCTAAACAGCACCCTGCAGAGCATGCTCTTCCATATTGCCCAAGAGGACATGGAAGGCAACGTCCAAGGAGAAATCACTCTGCTAAAGATCAACATCAACTCCGTTAACCGCACCCTAAAAGGTTTGAAAGAGTCTATCAACTTTATTGCCAGTGAAGTGGGTCATTCTAATGACACTTGGCAGCAGAGAGAGCACCAACTGGTGAACCAGGTACATGGAATCACTAAACTGGTGGGCCATCAAACCTCCCTCCTAGGGGCTGGGGAGAGGCGGTTGgccctgctgaaggaggagctaGTGGCCTTGAAGAGACGGCTGTCCGGggagctgcagggctgcaggagCACAGCAATGGAAGTgcagaaggaggtgaaggatgTTGATAGCAGGGTGAGCCGCGTAGAGGGCCAGTGCAGCAGCCTGGGGGAGCTGGCAGAGCAACTGGAGAGGATCCGGGCAGAGCTGGAGAGACACTCGGACTCATATCTGGCTCAGTTGAATGGCTCCCTGGCCACCCATCTGAAAGGAGAGGCTAAGAACTCTACGGGCAAGGAAGGCGTGAATCAAAAAGGAGACCAGTAG